The Candidatus Goldiibacteriota bacterium HGW-Goldbacteria-1 genome includes a region encoding these proteins:
- a CDS encoding YkgJ family cysteine cluster protein, whose product MKKNKRRKFNKSFKCQACGDCCKVEGYIHVTITDIKNISRHLKMTEKQFRDKYVRWVHQIGRVLPAGVNSSCTFLKNGRCEIYKARPVQCSSFPYWDMITGDNDEWEYAKSYCKGCREMGEIIIK is encoded by the coding sequence ATGAAGAAGAATAAAAGAAGAAAATTCAATAAAAGTTTTAAATGTCAGGCGTGCGGGGACTGCTGCAAGGTGGAAGGGTATATTCACGTTACAATTACTGACATTAAAAATATCAGCCGGCACCTTAAAATGACAGAAAAGCAGTTCAGGGATAAATACGTGCGGTGGGTGCATCAGATTGGCAGGGTGCTGCCCGCGGGGGTCAACAGTTCCTGCACTTTCTTAAAGAACGGCAGATGCGAAATATATAAGGCAAGGCCTGTTCAGTGCAGTTCTTTTCCCTATTGGGATATGATAACCGGCGATAATGACGAATGGGAATACGCTAAAAGTTATTGTAAAGGGTGCAGGGAAATGGGCGAAATTATTATTAAGTAA